Proteins from one Lepidochelys kempii isolate rLepKem1 chromosome 6, rLepKem1.hap2, whole genome shotgun sequence genomic window:
- the LOC140913867 gene encoding uncharacterized protein — protein sequence MQSSSAQVTMMESQNRKRAPALTEREVRDLIAVCGEESVLSELRSSFRNAKTFVKISQGMKDRGHNRDPKQCRVKLKELRQAYQKTREANSRSGSEPQTCRFYDELHAILGGSATTTPAVLFDSFNGDGGNTEAGFGDEEDDEEEEVVDSSQQASGETGFPDSQELFLTLDLEPVPPEPTQGCLLDPAGGEGTSAACVSMITGSSPSQRLVKLRKKEKRTRDEMFSELMLSSHTDRAQTNAWRQIMSECRKAQNDREERWRAEESKWRAEERAEAQMWRQRDERRQDSMLRLLEDQTRMLQCMVELQQRQLEHRLPLQPLCNQPPSSPSSIASTPRRPRMRWGGLRPTSHSTTEDCPKKRRLSFNKF from the exons atgcagagctcatcagcacaggtgaccatgatggagtcccagaatcgcaaaagagctccagcattgaccgaacgggaggtacgggatctgatcgctgtttgcggagaggaatccgtgctatcagaactccgttccagttttcgaaatgccaaaacctttgtgaaaatctcccagggcatgaaggacagaggccataacagggacccgaagcagtgccgcgtgaaactgaaggagctgaggcaagcctaccagaaaaccagagaggcgaacagccgctctgggtcagagccccaaacatgccgcttctatgatgagctgcatgccattttagggggttcagccaccactaccccagccgtgttgtttgactccttcaatggagatggaggcaatacggaagcaggttttggggacgaagaagatgatgaggaggaggaggttgtagatagctcacagcaagcaagcggagaaaccggttttcccgacagccaggaactgtttctcaccctagacctggagccagtaccccccgaacccacccaaggctgcctcctggacccagcaggcggagaagggacctctg ctgcatgtgtttcaatgatcacaggatcttctccttcccagaggctagtgaagcttagaaagaaagaaaaacgcactcgcgatgaaatgttctccgagctcatgctgtcctcccacactgacagagcacagacgaatgcgtggaggcaaataatgtcagagtgcaggaaagcacaaaatgaccgggaggagaggtggagggctgaagagagtaagtggcgggctgaagagagggctgaagctcaaatgtggcggcagcgtgatgagaggaggcaggattcaatgctgaggctgctggaggaccaaaccagaatgctccagtgtatggttgagctgcagcaaaggcagctggagcacagactgccactgcagcccctctgtaaccaaccgccctcctccccaagttccatagcctccacacccagacgcccaagaatgcggtgggggggcctccggccaaccagccactccaccacagaggattgccccaaaaaaagaaggctgtcattcaataaattttaa